Sequence from the Streptomyces mobaraensis NBRC 13819 = DSM 40847 genome:
CGGGCCCGCTGCGAGGCCCTGCTCAAAGCGCACGGCTCGCGCAAGGCGAAGCAGCTGGCCGGGGAGATCTCCGACGCGCTGGCCGAGCAGACTCTCGTCGTTCCCGGCACCGAGGCGTCCGCGCTGATCGTTCCGGGCCTGGCCGCTCAGCTCGCCGCCGCCCACACCCAGCGACAGGCCACCGAGCAGGAGATCGCCGCCCTGCTGGAGGCCCTCCCTCTTTTCCACCTCCTGACGTCCCTGCCCGGCATGGGCGTCAGGACCACCGCCGCGGTGATCGTCGCGATCGGTGACGGCACCGGCTTCCCCACCGCCGGACACCTCGCCTCCTACGCCGGACTCGCCCCCGCAACGAAGTCCTCGGGCACCTCCATCCGCGGCGAGCACGCTCCCCACCGCGGCAACCGGCTCCTCAAACGCGCCCTGTTCCAGGCCGCGTTCGCCGCGACCGGCTGCAAGAGCGACCCGTCCTCGCGGATCTACTACGACCGCCAGCGAACCCGCGGCAAGACTCACACCCAGGCGATCCTCCGCCTGGCCCGGCAACGCGTGAACGTCATCCACGCGATGATCCGCAACGGCACCCTCTACGAACCCCGCGCCCTCGACCTCGCTGCCTGACACCCACCCCACCCCCTGCCTCTTCCAGCCCGCTCCATCCCGTCACCGGCACGGCCACCCCCGCCACGCCGGCCACCGCCCTGCCCGCACCGCACCCGAGCCGCCGGGAACATCCCGCTTCGCGGGACGTTCCCGAAAACCAGCACGAACCCCTACGAACCAGCCCCGCCAGGGTTGACGAAACAGATAGGGGCACCCCCCGGTTCCGGGCCCCGATTCAAGCCGCCCGCGACCGCCCGTCGGGGCCCGGGCGCACCCCGGTTCGGGCCGCGCCCGGGCGGATCCGCAGGATGGGCGGATGACCAGCACCGAGTCCCACCCCAGCACGGAAGCCGTCGTCGCCGCCGTCCGCGAGGTCGCGGCGGAGTACGGGCGCGCGGTCACCGCCGTCACGCACGACATCGGCGCCGACCAGGTGGCCCGCCGCACCTCGGCCCCGCTCTTCGCGGTCGCCGACCCCGACGGCTCGCTGCCGCACGAGGCGTTCGTGGAACTGAGCGGACCGCCGCGCATCGAACTCACGGTCCATCCGGAGGGCGACACCCGCGTCGTCGTGGAGGGCGTGGACTTCCCGGACGTGGCGCACGAGCACGTACCGGACTTCCTGCGCGCCCTGTTCCTCGGAACCGCCCACCTGAAGAGCCGGTTCTTCCCGCCGGCCACCACCCTCGTCGTCCCGCTGCCGGGCGACGTGACATACAAGGAACATGTGGGGGCACCCCTCTCCCCCTGGCTGGCGGCCCGGCGGCGCTGAGCCCGGTCCTGCCGCCCCAGAAGTCGATCTTGCCAGGGGTAGGGTGACCGGCCGGTGCCCGTCGGAAGGTCCGCCGGACCCGGCACCGGAAGCAAGGAGAGACAGCAATGCGTCGTATGCCCACCCTCGTCGTGACCGCCGCGATGGCCGCGGGCGTCGTCTTCACGGCCCTGCCCGCGCAGTCCGCCGTCGCGTCCGGCATCACCTGCAACGTGCCGGAGATGCACCAGCAGATCACCCGGCTGCGGGACCGCGCCAACAGCCAGGACCGCTCCGGCGACCACAGCGGCGCCCGGAACACCCGGGCGGAGGCCGACGCCCTCTGATCCGGCACCAACGGGCCGGGGCGGCGTGCCGCCCCGGCCCCGGCATCAAAGGGCGCTGAGCGACGCCACACCGCGCGCGGCCGGCAGCGGGTCGTGCCGCACCCGCCCGGCGGGCAGCCCCGCCGCCGCGAGCCCCGCCGTCATCGCCCGGACGAGGGTGGGCGGACCGGCGACGAAGGCCGTGCGCCGGGACCAGTCGGCGTGCCGCAGCACCGCGTCGGCGACCGACTCCCAGCAGCCGGGCCCCGGTTCGTCCTCGATCACCGGGACCACCCGCAGCCAGGGCCGGCGCCGGGCCAGGCTCGCCGGGGTCTCGGCGTCGTAGAGGTCGGAGAAGCTGCGCGCACCCAGGAAGAGGTGCACGCCGTGCTGTCCCGCACGGCCCGAGGAGAGCTCCTCCAGCAGCGCCTTCGCGGGGGCCCAGCCGGTGTCCCCGGCCACCAGCAGGACGTCGCCGGCGAGGTCGTCGTCCAGGGTCATCGTGCCGCTCGCCGGGCCCAGGCGCAGCGTGTCGCCGACGCGGGTCCGCGCCACCAGCGCCTCGCTCACTCCCCCGTCGCCGGCCGCCCGGACGTGGAACTCCAGCTCCCCGTCCGGTCGGGGCGCGTTGGCGAACGAGTAGTAGCGCCACGCCTGGGGCACCCGCGGCGACTGGACGGCCGCGTACTGGCCGGCGCGGTAGGCGTAGGGCTCGCCGGTGCGGACCCGCAGCACCGCCACGTCCCGTCGAAGCCGCTCGTGCGCGGTCACCTCGGCCTGCCAGGCGGGCGGTTCACCGAGGGCGGCCTCGGCGCCCTCGACCATCGCGGCCACGGCGAAGCGCAGCATGCGCAGCCACGCCGCCTCCATGGCGTCCGTCCAGCGCGCGCCCGCGGTGCGGCGCAGCGCCTCGCGGAGGGCGGCCTCGAACGCCTCGTAGTGCGCGGGCCGGACGCCCAGCTTGCGGTGGTCGCGGCCGAGGCGCTTGAAGGTGGCGGTCACCTCGTCCGGGTCGTGCAGGTGGTCGATGAGGTAGCGGAAGATCTGCGCCAGATGGCGGCGCTGGAACTCCATGGACTCCGGGAACAGCGACCGCAGATAGGGCCACCGCTGGAAGAGTTCGTCGTAGAGCTCGGCTATCAGCTCGTCGAAGGGGGACACGAGGTCGAGTCCGCGCAGGATCTCCCGCTGGTCGGCCGCGCCGTCGTAGGGGGCCGTGGTCCGGCGCGGCGCGGCGGGGGCCCGCCGCTCGCCCTGGGAGAGCAGTGAGCGGCGGAGCCGCATCGCGTCGTGGCGGGCCAGCAGGCCGTGGTATTCGTCGCCGACGGGGCTCACGGTCAGCACCCCGCCGGACAGTCGCCGCGGCGCGCGTGACGGCCGTGCGGGGGATGGGCCCGGGCGCGCCGTCCCGGCGCGGGGACGTGCGGGCGGGTGGCGGGGGCGCTCCAGTCGTGGCGTGACACGGTGCGGGGACTCCTGTCGGAGGGGTGGTACGGGCCGGCTGCCTGCTGCCGCCGGTCCCGGCCGTCGCGTGGGCGGCGCGCGCCAGTATGGCACCCGGCACCTGTGCCCGAAGGGCCCCGCCCACCAGGGCCGTTCGGCCCTTCCGGGGCGTCGCCTCCACTGTTTTGACGAGGCGTCAGGGGACCCTTGGACCACGGCGGGTCCGTTCGGCCCAGGGTCCGGCCGGGACCGGGCCGCCGATCCTGGGCGCGGGCCGGGAGGAGCCGCCGACCCCGATGGCACCCGGGCTCCTCCCGGTTCCGCGCGTCGTCGGGGCCCGCGCTCCGACCAGGCTCCGCTCCGAGGAGGAACGTCATGTCCCACGCAGTGCCGGCGCTCGGCGTCGTGGTGCTGTGCGCGTCCGGCTGCGTCTGGTACCTGCCGGCCGTCATGGACGTCCGGGCGGGCGGCGACCGGCCACGGTCGCGCCGGCTGGCGGCCACCGCCTGTCTGACGGGCTGGGGGACGACGGCCCTGCTGGCCCCGCTGCTGCTGGCCGGGGCGGCCTGGCCGACGATCGGCGGTGTCGCCGCGGCGGGTGGCGCGGTCTGTGCGGCGCTGCGGTCGCGCGCCCTCGTCGAGCGGCGGCGCGAACGGCGGGAGACGGACCGGCACTGGGCGGTGCTCGGCGGCCCGGCCCCCGGTGAACCCGCCCGCCCCCGGCGGGCGTTCACCGGCTGGCTGCTCGTCGGACTGGCCTCGGCGGTGGCGGTCTTCGCGGCGGTGCTGGCCGGGGGCGCGGCGAGCGGCGCACGGCTCGCGGGCGCGGTGGCCGCCGGCGCGGTCGTCACCCTCGTCTTCCTGGGCCTGGCCGGGGTGCGGGCGCACACGACGGCGCGGCGGGCCTGACGGGGCACGGGGAGACTCCCCGTTCGCCGGACAGCCCGGCGGCCCGCGAGGGACGATGGGGCGTCGGGCGCAGCCAGAGAGGTGACGATATGACTTCCCGCATCGGCGACTCCAAGACCATCGACGCACGGGCCCGCGCGCATCTGGGGTCGAAGGGCCTGCTCCGGTGCCGCACCTGCGGCAGTTCCAAGGTGTCGGTCCACGACCAGGGCACGCTGGGGGTCCTGGTGATGTGCCAGGCGGAGGGCTGCCTCGGGGTGCACACCGTCTTCCAGAGCTGAGGGGCTTTCAGAGCCGAGGGACGACGAAGGCGGCCCCGCCGTGAGCGGCGGGGCCTTGTCGTCGGTGCGGTGGTGCGGGCGGGCCGGGGCCCGTCCGGCGGAGGTCAGTGACGGATCGCCGCCACCTGTCGCCGCTGCTCCTGCAACTGCTGCGCGGTGACCACGTCCGCCGCCTTGGCCGGCCGGTCCGCCTTCACCCCGGCCTCCGGGGCCGGCGGCGTGGCGCAGGCGACGTCCGTGCCCGTCGTGTAGACGCCGTCCTTCTTGGCCTGGCCGCCCTGGTACTCGTAGTAGACGTACGAGTAGAGGTCGATCCGCCGGCTGGGGCCGCAGGCCGAGTCGGCGGCGATGGTGTAGGTCAGCTTGACCGTGCGGGTGGCGCCCGGGATGACGGGCACGTTGTAGCGGACGACGCCGGTCTGGCCGTTGACGTCGCACTGGACGGCCTCACCGGTGCAGGACTTGAAGGTGTACTTCAGCCCGGGGTCCTGCGAGGTGGCCCAGGTCGGCTGGATCGACTGGTACACGAACTGGGTGTTCGTGGTCTGGTCGTTGGTGAAGGTCATGGTGAGGGTGACCGTGGAGCCGGGGGTCGCCGACGGCTTGTCGGCGGTGATGGTCATGGCCGGCGCGGCGGCCGCCGAGGCCGGCTGCTGGACCAGGCCGGGCAGGCCGATGCCGAGGGCGAGGAGACCGGAGAGACCGAGGCGTCTGCGTGTTGTAGGGCGCATGGCGGAGGAGAGTAGA
This genomic interval carries:
- a CDS encoding IS110 family transposase, translating into MVDTTATDLFLGLDLGKEFHHAHGRTGDGRTVHDKRLPNTEPKLLELFTKLVAKFGTVLVIVDQVANIGALPLTVARASGCRVAYLPGLSMRRAADLHPGEAKTDARDAFVIAETARTMPHTLRAVDRDDEVLAELTMLTGYDNDLAGEVNRTTNRLRGLLSQIHPSLERVLGPRLAYPYVQALLARHGSPAKLKRLGRARCEALLKAHGSRKAKQLAGEISDALAEQTLVVPGTEASALIVPGLAAQLAAAHTQRQATEQEIAALLEALPLFHLLTSLPGMGVRTTAAVIVAIGDGTGFPTAGHLASYAGLAPATKSSGTSIRGEHAPHRGNRLLKRALFQAAFAATGCKSDPSSRIYYDRQRTRGKTHTQAILRLARQRVNVIHAMIRNGTLYEPRALDLAA
- a CDS encoding globin domain-containing protein, translating into MLTVSPVGDEYHGLLARHDAMRLRRSLLSQGERRAPAAPRRTTAPYDGAADQREILRGLDLVSPFDELIAELYDELFQRWPYLRSLFPESMEFQRRHLAQIFRYLIDHLHDPDEVTATFKRLGRDHRKLGVRPAHYEAFEAALREALRRTAGARWTDAMEAAWLRMLRFAVAAMVEGAEAALGEPPAWQAEVTAHERLRRDVAVLRVRTGEPYAYRAGQYAAVQSPRVPQAWRYYSFANAPRPDGELEFHVRAAGDGGVSEALVARTRVGDTLRLGPASGTMTLDDDLAGDVLLVAGDTGWAPAKALLEELSSGRAGQHGVHLFLGARSFSDLYDAETPASLARRRPWLRVVPVIEDEPGPGCWESVADAVLRHADWSRRTAFVAGPPTLVRAMTAGLAAAGLPAGRVRHDPLPAARGVASLSAL